A genomic segment from Brevundimonas mediterranea encodes:
- a CDS encoding efflux RND transporter permease subunit — MLESIIALSIRFRWVVMALVLVAAAVGVWSFQKLPIDATPDITNVQIQINTEAPGYSPLEAEQRITFPVETAIAGVPGLSYTRSVSRYGLSQVTVVFEDGTDVYRARQLVNERLQTAIGQLPPGLSPELGPIATGLGEIFMYTIEAEPSARKPDGSPYTPEDLRTLQDWVIRPQMRNTPGVTEVNTIGGFVREYHVTPRPERLAAYGVTMSEVVEALERNNANVGAGYVERYGEQWLIRVPGQAATQEDLSNVVITTRGGVPIRVAEVAEVGLGEELRTGAATENGKETVLATVLMLAGENSRVVAQAAAARLEEASKALPKGVVASPVYDRTNLVERAVATVEKNLVEGALLVIVVLFLLLGNIRAALITAAVIPITMLLTITGMVQAGVSGNLMSLGALDFGLIVDGAVIIVENCLRRFAEAQHHHGRLLTRDERFKLAAEASSEVIRPSLFGVLIITLVYVPIFALDGVEGKTFHPMAITVVIALTGALILSLTFVPAAVAMFVTGKVQEKDSFLMRWARVGYQPALDFALKARVLMIGAAVALVAISGVVASRMGSEFVPNLDEGDIAMHALRIPGTSLSQAIEMQTALEARLAKFPEVERVVAKIGTAEVATDPVPPSVADTFILLKDRDEWPNPRKPKLQLVREMEEAVNEIPGSKYEFTQPIQMRFNELLSGVRADVAIKVHGDDLDQLVALGSQIEEIVGAIPGAADPQSEQVTGLPMLQITPNRAAIARLGLSVDDVQSVIATSMGGTTAGQIFEGDRRFDIVVRLPEDLRSNTDAIGRIQVPLPAADGQPRGFVPLSEIATIGLETGPNQISREDGKRRIVVTANVRNRDLGSFIGEARERIEREVELPAGYWVTYGGTFEQLISAAKRLQLVVPAVLLLIFGLLFALFRSWKDSAIVFSGVPLALTGGVAALAMRGLPMSISAGVGFIALSGVAVLNGVVMVTFIRSLIAEGQPVPQAIREGALTRLRPVLMTALVASLGFVPMALNVGAGAEVQRPLATVVIGGIVSSTVLTLLVLPALYSLVHGRTPSGERSGRGLLDHLPFRNGRRNV; from the coding sequence ATGCTTGAAAGCATCATCGCGCTGTCGATCCGGTTCCGCTGGGTCGTCATGGCGCTTGTCCTGGTCGCGGCGGCGGTCGGCGTCTGGAGTTTCCAGAAGCTGCCCATCGACGCGACGCCGGACATCACCAATGTCCAAATCCAGATCAACACGGAGGCGCCCGGCTATTCGCCGCTCGAAGCCGAACAACGCATCACCTTCCCGGTGGAGACGGCGATCGCCGGCGTGCCGGGCCTGTCCTACACCCGGTCGGTCTCGCGCTACGGCCTGAGCCAGGTCACGGTCGTCTTCGAGGACGGTACGGACGTCTACCGGGCGCGGCAACTGGTCAATGAACGGCTTCAGACCGCCATCGGTCAGTTGCCGCCGGGCCTGTCGCCGGAGCTGGGGCCGATCGCCACCGGCCTGGGCGAGATCTTCATGTACACGATCGAGGCCGAGCCGAGCGCGCGCAAGCCCGACGGTTCGCCGTACACCCCGGAAGATCTGCGCACGCTTCAGGACTGGGTCATCCGTCCGCAGATGCGCAACACGCCCGGCGTCACCGAGGTCAACACCATCGGCGGCTTCGTGCGCGAGTATCACGTCACCCCGCGCCCCGAACGGCTCGCCGCCTATGGCGTGACCATGAGCGAAGTGGTTGAGGCGTTGGAGCGCAACAACGCCAATGTCGGCGCCGGCTATGTCGAACGCTACGGCGAGCAGTGGCTGATCCGGGTGCCCGGTCAGGCCGCGACGCAGGAGGATCTGTCCAACGTCGTGATCACGACGCGCGGCGGCGTGCCCATCCGGGTCGCGGAAGTCGCGGAAGTCGGGCTGGGAGAGGAACTGCGCACCGGCGCGGCGACGGAAAACGGCAAGGAGACGGTGCTGGCCACCGTTCTTATGCTGGCCGGTGAGAACAGTCGGGTCGTGGCCCAGGCGGCGGCGGCTCGACTGGAGGAGGCGTCCAAGGCCCTGCCCAAGGGCGTGGTCGCCTCGCCGGTCTATGACCGCACCAATCTGGTCGAACGTGCTGTCGCCACCGTCGAGAAGAACCTCGTCGAGGGCGCGCTTCTGGTTATCGTCGTGCTGTTCCTGCTGCTCGGCAACATCCGCGCGGCCCTGATCACGGCGGCGGTCATTCCGATCACCATGCTGCTGACCATCACCGGCATGGTCCAGGCCGGGGTGTCCGGCAATCTGATGAGCCTCGGCGCTCTGGACTTCGGTCTAATCGTCGACGGCGCCGTCATCATCGTCGAGAACTGTCTGAGGCGTTTCGCCGAGGCGCAGCATCACCACGGTCGACTGCTGACACGCGACGAGCGGTTCAAACTGGCGGCCGAGGCCTCCAGCGAAGTGATCCGTCCGTCCCTGTTCGGCGTGCTGATCATCACCCTGGTCTATGTGCCGATCTTCGCCCTGGACGGGGTCGAAGGTAAAACCTTCCACCCCATGGCCATCACCGTGGTCATCGCCCTGACCGGCGCCCTGATCCTGTCACTGACCTTCGTTCCGGCTGCGGTCGCAATGTTCGTCACCGGCAAGGTTCAGGAGAAGGACAGCTTCCTGATGCGCTGGGCGCGTGTGGGCTATCAGCCCGCGCTCGACTTCGCGTTGAAGGCGCGTGTGCTGATGATCGGCGCCGCCGTCGCTCTTGTGGCGATTTCGGGCGTGGTCGCCTCGCGGATGGGTTCGGAGTTCGTGCCGAACCTGGACGAGGGCGACATCGCCATGCACGCCCTTCGTATTCCCGGCACGAGCCTGAGCCAGGCCATCGAGATGCAGACCGCGCTCGAAGCCCGGCTGGCCAAGTTCCCGGAAGTGGAGCGGGTTGTCGCCAAGATCGGCACCGCCGAAGTGGCCACCGACCCGGTGCCGCCTTCGGTCGCCGACACCTTCATCCTGTTGAAGGACCGCGACGAATGGCCGAACCCCAGGAAGCCGAAACTCCAGCTTGTCCGCGAGATGGAAGAGGCGGTGAATGAAATCCCCGGCAGCAAGTACGAGTTCACCCAGCCGATCCAGATGCGGTTCAACGAACTGCTCTCCGGGGTCCGCGCCGATGTGGCCATCAAGGTTCACGGCGACGACCTGGATCAACTGGTGGCGCTCGGCTCTCAGATCGAGGAGATCGTCGGCGCCATTCCCGGCGCGGCCGATCCGCAGTCCGAACAGGTCACCGGCCTGCCGATGCTGCAGATCACGCCGAACCGGGCCGCCATCGCGCGTCTGGGATTGAGCGTCGATGACGTCCAGTCGGTGATCGCGACCTCGATGGGCGGCACGACCGCCGGTCAGATCTTTGAAGGCGACCGTCGCTTCGACATCGTCGTGCGCCTGCCCGAAGATCTGCGATCCAACACCGACGCCATCGGCCGCATCCAGGTGCCGCTGCCGGCGGCGGACGGTCAACCGCGCGGCTTCGTACCTCTCAGCGAGATTGCCACGATCGGGCTCGAAACCGGTCCGAACCAGATCAGCCGAGAAGACGGCAAGCGCCGCATCGTCGTCACCGCCAACGTCCGTAATCGCGACCTGGGCTCCTTCATCGGAGAGGCCCGCGAGCGGATCGAACGGGAGGTGGAGCTGCCGGCTGGATACTGGGTCACCTATGGCGGCACCTTCGAACAGCTGATCTCCGCCGCCAAACGGCTTCAACTGGTTGTGCCGGCGGTGCTGCTGCTGATCTTCGGTCTGTTGTTCGCCCTGTTCCGCTCTTGGAAGGACAGCGCCATCGTCTTCTCCGGCGTGCCTCTGGCCCTGACCGGCGGCGTGGCGGCCCTGGCGATGCGTGGTCTGCCCATGTCGATCTCGGCGGGCGTCGGCTTCATCGCGCTTTCGGGCGTGGCCGTGCTGAACGGGGTGGTGATGGTGACCTTTATCCGGTCGCTGATCGCCGAGGGGCAGCCTGTGCCTCAAGCCATCCGGGAAGGGGCGCTCACCCGCCTTCGCCCGGTGCTGATGACCGCCCTGGTCGCCAGCCTCGGCTTCGTGCCGATGGCGCTGAACGTGGGCGCCGGCGCGGAAGTGCAGCGTCCGCTGGCCACCGTGGTCATCGGCGGCATCGTCTCCTCGACGGTGCTGACGCTGCTGGTCCTCCCGGCCCTCTACAGCCTCGTTCACGGTCGCACGCCTTCGGGTGAGCGGTCAGGGCGCGGGCTTCTGGATCATCTGCCGTTCCGCAACGGGCGCCGGAACGTCTGA
- a CDS encoding efflux RND transporter periplasmic adaptor subunit translates to MRQIRTPLIAYGAAVSAFALALASCGGGAEKAAPESEAEAAAAADYERGPHNGRLLRDGDFALEVTIYEEGPEPLFRLYPYVNDKPVDPRQVQVTMALTRLGPKVDRFIFAPENDYLASPGVVFEPHSFDVAVNAVRAGKRSNWTYQSYEGRTIISSQAAQAGGVTTERAGPAVLGETLPLSGRVEITPEGQAEVFARYPGRIVSLNVQLGQRVSRGQVLARVESSESLQTYSVTAPISGVITTKNANPGQITGNGPPMLTIGDPTRLHAEFFLYPRDAERVRVGQRVELKSLAGEHTATGVIEAILPSDDVLSQTLVAHVELPYQGGVWRPGLGVEGVVQVGAGEVPLAVKTKGLQPFRDFTVVYAKVGDTYEVRMLELGRRTDEWTEVLGGIEPGTTYVVDGAFLIRADIDKSGASHDH, encoded by the coding sequence ATGAGACAGATCAGAACTCCGCTCATCGCCTATGGCGCGGCGGTATCGGCCTTCGCCTTGGCCTTGGCCTCATGCGGCGGCGGCGCCGAAAAGGCGGCGCCCGAGAGCGAGGCGGAAGCCGCTGCGGCGGCCGACTACGAGCGCGGACCCCATAACGGTCGTCTGCTCCGTGACGGTGATTTCGCTCTGGAGGTGACCATCTACGAGGAAGGGCCGGAGCCCCTGTTCCGCCTCTATCCCTATGTGAACGACAAGCCGGTCGATCCGCGCCAGGTCCAGGTCACCATGGCCCTCACGCGCCTGGGTCCGAAGGTCGATCGCTTCATCTTCGCCCCGGAGAACGACTACCTCGCCAGCCCTGGCGTGGTATTCGAACCGCACTCCTTCGACGTGGCGGTCAACGCCGTGCGCGCCGGGAAGCGGTCGAACTGGACCTACCAGTCCTACGAGGGCCGCACGATCATCTCGTCCCAGGCCGCTCAGGCGGGCGGGGTGACGACGGAACGGGCCGGCCCCGCCGTGCTGGGCGAGACCTTGCCCCTGTCGGGTCGGGTGGAGATCACGCCTGAAGGTCAGGCGGAGGTGTTTGCGCGCTATCCGGGCCGCATCGTTTCGCTGAACGTTCAGCTCGGCCAGCGGGTGTCGCGCGGACAGGTTCTGGCGCGGGTCGAATCCAGCGAGAGCCTGCAGACCTATTCGGTGACCGCGCCGATCTCGGGCGTGATCACGACGAAGAACGCCAACCCCGGTCAGATTACCGGCAACGGTCCGCCGATGCTGACGATCGGCGATCCGACGCGCCTTCATGCGGAGTTCTTCCTCTATCCGCGCGATGCGGAGCGGGTGCGCGTCGGGCAGCGGGTCGAGCTCAAGAGCCTGGCCGGCGAACACACGGCGACGGGCGTGATCGAAGCGATCCTGCCCTCGGACGACGTGCTCAGCCAGACGCTCGTCGCCCATGTGGAGCTGCCCTACCAGGGCGGCGTCTGGCGGCCGGGGCTCGGCGTCGAGGGCGTAGTTCAGGTCGGGGCCGGTGAAGTGCCGCTGGCGGTCAAGACCAAAGGGCTCCAGCCCTTCCGCGACTTCACCGTGGTCTATGCCAAGGTCGGCGACACCTACGAGGTGCGGATGCTCGAACTGGGGCGTCGTACCGATGAGTGGACCGAGGTTCTCGGCGGCATCGAGCCCGGCACGACCTATGTCGTCGACGGCGCCTTCCTCATTCGCGCGGACATCGACAAGTCCGGCGCGAGCCACGATCACTAG
- a CDS encoding TolC family protein: MSALALVLAATVSLPSPAFAQATPSAEAVQASPVLSLEEALRRSIVADPARAGYEARLRAVEAGVRQAGVRPNPTLGLMVENLPTLGGGDILDRTETTLTYEQRIERGGDRPARSSLARSEGLLVAAQARVAQLDRLERVQRAWSDAMAAQAQVEIARERLTMAERFQNEVQRRVNAARDPLFAGARAEAELAQAQIEFDQAEVAARMAAIMIGKYWDGTVNFRLDPTAFEDTSASRVVAGEVAEADLDVFRARQAAAVAQVRVEEARAVADPTVSVGVRHFWNNDLSLVVGGSIPLQRYDRNQGAIDRARAEGIAAQADLGARRIELDREIARLQVLLLSQANEVRRISEETLPQAERAVTLVRDGFARGGFTYNDVMAAQTALLQSRARRVTVLQAFHNDRARLDRLTGAHADLLGMETPQ; encoded by the coding sequence ATGTCCGCCCTTGCTCTCGTCCTGGCGGCGACCGTATCGCTGCCTTCACCGGCGTTCGCCCAGGCGACGCCGTCCGCCGAGGCCGTCCAGGCCTCGCCTGTCCTGTCGCTCGAAGAGGCGCTGCGGCGCTCCATCGTCGCCGACCCGGCGCGTGCGGGTTACGAAGCGCGACTGCGCGCTGTCGAAGCCGGCGTGCGCCAGGCCGGGGTGCGCCCCAATCCGACGCTCGGACTGATGGTCGAGAACCTGCCAACGTTGGGCGGGGGCGACATCCTCGACCGCACCGAGACCACCCTGACCTATGAGCAGAGGATCGAGCGCGGCGGGGACCGTCCTGCCCGTTCCAGCCTGGCGCGTAGCGAAGGCCTGTTGGTCGCCGCACAGGCGCGGGTCGCCCAACTGGATCGTCTGGAACGGGTGCAGCGCGCCTGGTCCGACGCCATGGCAGCTCAGGCCCAGGTCGAGATCGCCAGAGAACGGCTCACCATGGCGGAGCGCTTCCAGAACGAGGTGCAGCGGCGGGTCAACGCCGCGCGCGATCCTCTGTTCGCCGGAGCCCGCGCCGAGGCTGAACTGGCCCAGGCCCAGATCGAGTTCGATCAGGCCGAGGTCGCCGCGCGCATGGCGGCGATCATGATCGGCAAATACTGGGACGGGACGGTCAACTTCCGTCTGGATCCGACCGCCTTCGAAGACACCAGCGCATCGCGCGTGGTCGCCGGCGAAGTCGCGGAAGCCGATCTTGACGTGTTCCGCGCGCGCCAGGCTGCGGCAGTCGCCCAGGTGCGGGTGGAGGAGGCGAGAGCCGTCGCAGATCCCACCGTCAGCGTCGGCGTTCGCCACTTCTGGAACAACGACCTGTCGCTGGTCGTCGGCGGATCCATCCCCTTGCAACGCTACGACCGGAACCAGGGTGCCATCGACCGCGCCAGGGCAGAAGGCATAGCCGCGCAGGCGGATCTCGGCGCGAGACGGATCGAACTGGATCGCGAAATCGCTCGCCTCCAGGTCCTGCTGCTGTCCCAGGCCAACGAGGTCCGGCGCATCAGCGAAGAGACCCTGCCGCAGGCGGAGCGGGCCGTGACCCTGGTCCGTGACGGGTTCGCGCGCGGCGGCTTCACCTACAACGACGTCATGGCCGCACAGACGGCCCTTCTGCAGAGCCGAGCCCGTCGCGTGACGGTGCTTCAGGCCTTCCACAACGACCGCGCCCGCCTTGATCGCCTGACCGGCGCGCACGCCGACCTGCTCGGCATGGAGACTCCACAATGA
- a CDS encoding helix-turn-helix domain-containing protein, which translates to MIDDDEQARRSLGERLREAREYLGLKQEEVAAHLKLPRTALTGIESGQRRVEAIELTRLARLYRQSVGYLTGIEGPPDLPPDVAHLARQAADLSQRDREELGRFTEFLLARARKTD; encoded by the coding sequence ATGATCGACGACGACGAACAGGCCCGGCGCAGTCTGGGGGAACGGCTTCGCGAAGCGCGGGAATATCTCGGTCTGAAGCAGGAAGAGGTGGCCGCGCATCTCAAGCTGCCCCGCACGGCGCTGACCGGTATCGAGAGTGGACAGCGGCGCGTGGAAGCGATCGAACTCACCCGCCTAGCGCGGCTCTACCGGCAATCAGTGGGCTATCTTACCGGAATCGAGGGACCGCCTGATTTGCCGCCCGATGTGGCACATCTGGCGCGCCAGGCGGCCGACCTATCGCAAAGAGACCGGGAGGAGCTGGGCCGCTTCACCGAGTTTCTACTGGCGCGCGCCCGGAAGACGGACTGA
- a CDS encoding ImmA/IrrE family metallo-endopeptidase, protein MARTYQEAVRNGVAAAGRLHRQFDLRARLEAEPGAVDVFDLIAALDTPLMVRPLDGLLGAFVNVPIPGIMITTQRPLSIQRFTAAHELGHSTLRHQPSLDDEAQVLRRAPGRDLSPGFQETEADAFAAALLMPRWLITAHCARQGWRAVDLERPQVVYQLALRLGVSFEAMTRTLERYDLLDAGRRQTILATRPRTLKVELLGDFTPPSYHGDVWLLTEKDQGGRIDGSRGDLFVIRVRELGSAGYLWDFDTLQASGLVVLRDTRFVGPRDSVGDQVEREVLAGPDGEEVEGALDLRQSRPWLEEPPIAALTVAFDLSGPEASGLSRAERRRWLAAA, encoded by the coding sequence ATGGCGCGGACCTATCAGGAGGCCGTCCGGAACGGGGTGGCGGCCGCCGGCCGGTTGCATCGCCAGTTTGATCTTCGCGCCCGGCTGGAAGCCGAACCCGGCGCCGTGGATGTGTTTGATCTGATCGCGGCGCTCGACACTCCCCTGATGGTCCGCCCCCTCGACGGGCTGCTGGGTGCCTTCGTCAACGTTCCTATTCCGGGGATCATGATCACCACCCAACGCCCGCTCAGCATCCAGCGCTTCACCGCGGCCCATGAACTCGGCCATTCCACTCTCCGGCATCAGCCCAGCCTCGACGACGAAGCCCAGGTCCTGCGGCGCGCGCCAGGTCGCGATCTCAGCCCCGGCTTCCAGGAGACGGAGGCCGACGCCTTCGCCGCCGCCCTGCTGATGCCACGCTGGCTGATCACGGCCCACTGCGCTCGGCAGGGCTGGCGGGCCGTCGATCTCGAACGCCCGCAGGTTGTCTATCAGCTTGCGCTTCGTCTCGGCGTGAGCTTCGAGGCCATGACGCGCACCCTGGAGCGCTACGACCTGCTCGACGCCGGACGGCGCCAGACCATTCTTGCGACAAGACCTCGGACCTTGAAGGTCGAGCTCCTCGGCGACTTCACCCCGCCGTCCTATCACGGCGATGTCTGGCTTCTGACGGAGAAGGATCAGGGCGGACGGATCGACGGCAGCCGCGGGGACCTGTTCGTCATCCGGGTCCGGGAACTGGGGTCGGCTGGCTATCTTTGGGATTTCGACACCCTTCAGGCCAGCGGCCTGGTGGTCCTGCGTGACACCCGGTTCGTCGGCCCTCGGGACAGTGTCGGCGATCAAGTGGAACGCGAGGTCCTGGCGGGTCCTGACGGCGAGGAGGTCGAGGGGGCGCTGGATCTGCGCCAGAGCCGTCCCTGGCTCGAGGAACCGCCGATCGCCGCCCTGACCGTGGCCTTCGACCTCTCCGGCCCCGAAGCGTCCGGCCTTTCCCGCGCCGAACGCCGCCGCTGGCTGGCGGCGGCTTAA
- a CDS encoding C1 family peptidase, with amino-acid sequence MDISTDLRHRLGPARDQGPRPTCLAFAASDLHAAVRPGWTPLSCEAAFHHAQKRAGRPPSSGAGLGFMLDALREDGQPAEEHWPYVPTPPANDAWSTPPADGVRFTRKGQALPFGWAEIIDALQSGRPVLILLRLSASFYRPDAAGVVRPVPGEVGDPALGHAVLAVGHGEIADTPVLLVRNSWGAGWGVAGHAWLTRTYVEPRLYGAALLEEDDHVSPHSVAA; translated from the coding sequence TTGGACATCAGCACGGATCTACGCCACCGTCTCGGACCGGCTCGCGACCAGGGTCCGCGGCCGACCTGCTTGGCCTTCGCCGCCAGTGATCTTCACGCCGCGGTGCGTCCGGGCTGGACGCCCCTGTCTTGCGAGGCGGCCTTCCACCACGCCCAAAAGCGCGCGGGTCGCCCCCCGTCTTCCGGCGCGGGTCTGGGGTTCATGCTGGACGCCCTGCGCGAGGATGGCCAGCCCGCCGAAGAACATTGGCCATATGTCCCGACGCCGCCCGCTAATGACGCCTGGAGCACGCCGCCGGCGGACGGCGTCCGGTTCACCCGCAAGGGACAGGCCCTGCCCTTCGGCTGGGCGGAAATCATCGACGCCCTCCAGTCCGGGCGGCCGGTGCTGATCCTGCTGAGGCTTTCCGCCAGCTTCTACAGACCGGACGCCGCGGGGGTAGTCCGACCGGTGCCCGGCGAGGTCGGGGATCCAGCACTGGGCCATGCCGTGCTGGCGGTTGGCCATGGCGAGATCGCCGACACCCCGGTCCTCTTGGTCCGGAACAGCTGGGGCGCCGGTTGGGGTGTCGCCGGTCACGCCTGGCTGACCCGGACATATGTCGAGCCCCGTCTCTACGGGGCCGCCCTTCTCGAAGAGGACGATCATGTATCTCCCCATTCCGTCGCAGCCTGA
- a CDS encoding uracil-DNA glycosylase yields the protein MTPTAFVDALQSASLPNVFNPWRDQCAVCDRADAPSLRRENLRLFLERAVEVDGATLWIGRDLGYRGGRRTGVPLTDEVHLASASALMGDIALVRATEGPVMAERTAAVVWSVLRRVQRPTMLWNVFPFHPHLAQDPMSNRPHTRAERDATWPLLEALIEMVQPARIVAIGRDASQALTNLGVASDAVRHPSYGGQAEFVAGMHALYEVADAQLSFAGLEPPSALN from the coding sequence ATGACGCCCACCGCCTTTGTCGATGCGCTCCAGAGCGCCTCCCTGCCCAATGTGTTCAATCCCTGGCGCGACCAGTGCGCCGTCTGCGACCGGGCCGACGCTCCCTCGCTGCGCCGGGAAAACCTGCGTCTCTTCCTCGAGCGCGCGGTCGAGGTGGACGGCGCGACCCTTTGGATCGGACGAGATCTCGGCTATCGGGGCGGCCGCCGGACCGGCGTGCCCCTGACCGACGAAGTTCATCTCGCCTCGGCTTCGGCCCTGATGGGCGACATCGCCCTAGTCAGAGCTACCGAAGGACCGGTCATGGCGGAACGGACGGCGGCGGTCGTCTGGAGCGTTCTGCGGCGGGTGCAACGCCCGACCATGCTGTGGAACGTTTTCCCCTTCCATCCGCATCTTGCCCAAGACCCAATGTCGAACCGGCCGCATACTCGCGCGGAGCGGGATGCGACATGGCCCTTGCTGGAGGCCCTAATCGAGATGGTCCAACCAGCCCGGATCGTGGCCATCGGCCGGGACGCCAGCCAGGCCCTAACGAATCTCGGCGTCGCCTCCGATGCGGTGCGTCATCCCAGCTATGGCGGTCAGGCCGAGTTCGTGGCGGGCATGCACGCGCTATACGAGGTCGCAGACGCCCAGCTCAGCTTCGCCGGGCTGGAGCCGCCCTCAGCGCTCAACTAG
- a CDS encoding nucleoside triphosphate pyrophosphohydrolase family protein, producing MDDYRPLTVGDYAADAARTDRGIEGQSLAFPLLGLVGEVGSLLSELKKKQRDPASYRSHSDAVTEELGDVLWYLAAVARRGGVALSAVAAHLYRRDAQWRGIDDPALTFEALQPHPIAPGGEPTANFEETLLDLASDVGLLIGDFQAGRLDVDQGLLPMRLAAILTRLLRASREAHLTLEVAAVKNTYKIFDRWPETRAYPEPFDADADPDEQLPRRLEVEVYEKRVGDKDYVFQRCNALFIGDRLTDNSLEQDDYRFHDVFHYAFVAVLGWSPVTRALMRLKRKSQPQIDDAEDGARAILIEEGVSTWVFGQAQRLNYFEGVGIGKLPLDLLKQIKQFVAGYEADRLPLWLWEEAILQGYEVFRYLRQHRRGRVILDFETRSLRVEALAS from the coding sequence ATGGACGATTATAGACCGCTAACGGTGGGGGACTACGCAGCAGACGCGGCCCGAACGGATCGCGGTATCGAAGGCCAATCGCTGGCCTTTCCTCTTCTTGGTCTGGTCGGCGAAGTGGGAAGCCTCCTTAGCGAACTGAAGAAAAAACAACGCGACCCTGCCTCCTACCGCAGCCATTCAGACGCCGTGACCGAGGAGTTGGGAGACGTTCTTTGGTATCTCGCGGCGGTGGCGCGACGAGGCGGAGTGGCCCTCAGCGCTGTCGCCGCCCATCTATATCGACGAGATGCGCAGTGGAGGGGCATCGACGATCCGGCGCTGACCTTTGAGGCGCTTCAGCCCCACCCGATCGCGCCGGGAGGCGAGCCGACCGCCAACTTCGAGGAGACGCTTTTAGATCTCGCCTCGGACGTCGGCCTCCTGATCGGGGATTTCCAGGCCGGCCGCCTTGACGTGGATCAGGGTCTTTTGCCCATGCGTCTGGCGGCGATCCTGACTCGGCTGTTGCGGGCGTCGCGCGAGGCCCACCTGACCCTGGAGGTGGCGGCAGTCAAGAACACCTACAAGATCTTCGACCGATGGCCGGAGACGCGGGCTTACCCCGAGCCCTTCGACGCCGACGCCGATCCCGACGAGCAACTGCCGCGTCGGCTGGAGGTCGAGGTCTATGAGAAGCGGGTCGGGGACAAGGACTATGTCTTCCAGCGCTGCAACGCCCTGTTCATCGGCGACCGTCTGACCGACAATTCGCTGGAGCAGGATGACTACCGGTTCCACGACGTCTTCCACTACGCCTTCGTCGCCGTGCTCGGCTGGTCGCCGGTGACGCGGGCTCTGATGCGGCTGAAGCGCAAGAGCCAGCCGCAGATCGATGACGCCGAGGACGGAGCCCGGGCGATCCTGATTGAGGAAGGCGTCTCGACCTGGGTGTTTGGCCAGGCGCAGCGGCTGAACTATTTCGAAGGAGTCGGGATCGGCAAACTTCCCCTAGATCTGCTCAAACAGATCAAGCAGTTCGTGGCCGGCTACGAGGCGGACCGTCTCCCGCTGTGGCTTTGGGAGGAGGCGATCCTTCAGGGCTATGAGGTCTTCCGATATCTGCGTCAGCACCGACGCGGACGGGTAATCTTGGATTTCGAGACTCGGTCTTTGCGTGTAGAGGCCCTCGCATCATGA
- the rsgA gene encoding ribosome small subunit-dependent GTPase A → MIGQYGWSTSLASAFEPHERAGHTPGRIILHQRDGYVVATDNGEIRAKVSGRLRHEAGEIGHPAVGDWVALSFGAQERTATIHAFLPRRTAFVRRAADSMRKLQILAANVDVAFIVTSLNGDLNLRRIQRYLAAAWESGARPVVVLTKSDLCVDPGDQAARVAALEPGCPVLMVSARQGVGLDALLAQVGRGETCVLIGSSGVGKSTLVNAFLNEDRMATQAIRETDDQGRHTTSHRQLILLPGGRLMLDTPGIREVGLIDAEAGVSAVFEDIEGLLQRCRFTNCSHANEPGCAVQAAVQSGALDPARWAHYQKLTLEAAAAEHEQERAAKAVERRRLGALQKVYRATKRNDRGGGD, encoded by the coding sequence TTGATCGGACAATATGGATGGTCGACGTCTCTGGCGTCGGCCTTCGAGCCCCATGAGCGTGCGGGCCACACGCCGGGCCGCATCATTCTCCACCAGCGGGACGGTTACGTCGTCGCGACCGACAACGGCGAAATACGCGCCAAGGTTTCGGGGCGGCTACGTCATGAGGCGGGGGAAATCGGGCATCCGGCGGTCGGGGACTGGGTCGCCCTTTCGTTCGGCGCGCAGGAGCGCACGGCCACGATCCACGCCTTCCTGCCGCGCCGCACGGCCTTCGTCCGCAGGGCGGCCGACAGTATGCGGAAACTGCAGATCCTGGCCGCAAACGTCGATGTGGCCTTTATCGTCACCTCACTGAACGGTGATCTCAACCTGCGCCGGATCCAGCGGTATCTGGCGGCGGCCTGGGAGAGCGGCGCCCGGCCTGTCGTGGTGCTGACGAAATCGGACCTGTGCGTCGATCCGGGGGACCAGGCGGCCCGCGTCGCCGCCCTGGAGCCGGGCTGTCCTGTGTTGATGGTCTCGGCCCGCCAAGGCGTGGGCCTCGACGCCTTGCTCGCCCAGGTGGGGAGGGGGGAGACCTGCGTGCTAATCGGCTCGTCCGGCGTCGGCAAGTCGACCCTGGTCAACGCCTTTCTGAACGAAGACCGGATGGCGACGCAGGCCATCCGCGAGACCGACGATCAGGGGCGTCACACCACCAGCCACCGCCAGCTCATCCTGCTTCCCGGCGGCCGGCTGATGCTCGACACGCCCGGTATCCGCGAAGTCGGTCTGATCGACGCCGAAGCGGGCGTGAGCGCCGTGTTCGAAGACATCGAGGGTCTTCTCCAGAGGTGCCGGTTCACCAACTGCAGTCACGCCAACGAGCCGGGCTGCGCCGTGCAGGCCGCCGTGCAGAGCGGCGCGCTCGATCCCGCGCGGTGGGCGCACTACCAGAAGCTGACCCTCGAGGCGGCTGCGGCCGAGCACGAGCAGGAGCGGGCGGCGAAGGCGGTAGAGCGTCGCCGGCTCGGCGCGCTCCAGAAGGTGTACCGCGCCACCAAGAGGAACGACCGGGGCGGCGGCGACTGA